A genomic stretch from Microtus pennsylvanicus isolate mMicPen1 chromosome 9, mMicPen1.hap1, whole genome shotgun sequence includes:
- the LOC142856966 gene encoding interleukin-36 gamma-like, which produces MSDSYQPQLTSPVILVSCMEPNKPAQVEDKKTTVKLVGMTEEYQDKLTMANNQGNDIFGARSTPQSGRVSDLEQQVWIFRGQGLVVVPWSSNIAPVTITVLPCKYPESLEQGKGIPIYMGIQNPDKCLFCEEVDGQPTLQLKEEEILDLYNHPEPKKPFLFYHTQTGRTSTFESVAFPGNFIASSKSGEPIFLTSEQGKYYNINFNLDIGP; this is translated from the exons ATGTCTGATTCTTATCAGCCTCAACTAACCAGCCCAGTCATCCTGGTGAGCTGCATGGAACCTAATAAACCAGCTCAG GTAGAAGATAAGAAGACCACAGTAAAGCTGGTAGGAATGACGGAAGA gTACCAGGACAAGCTTACTATGGCAAACAATCAAGGAAATGACATATTTGGAG CCAGAAGCACTCCTCAGTCTGGGAGGGTTTCTGACCTGGAGCAGCAGGTGTGGATCTTTCGTGGTCAGGGCCTTGTGGTGGTTCCATGGAGTAGCAACATAGCCCCAG TCACCATCACGGTCCTCCCATGCAAGTATCCAGAGTCTCTGGAGCAAGGCAAAGGGATTCCCATTTATATGGGAATCCAGAATCCAGACAAATGCCTGTTTTGTGAGGAAGTTGATGGACAGCCCACTTTGCAGCTCAAG GAGGAGGAGATTTTGGATTTGTACAACCATCCTGAGCCCAAGAAGCCCTTCCTATTTTACCATACCCAGACGGGCAGAACGTCCACCTTTGAGTCAGTGGCTTTCCCTGGCAACTTCATCGCATCCTCCAAGAGTGGCGAGCCCATCTTCCTCACGTCAGAACAGGGGAAATACTACAACATTAACTTCAATTTAGACAtagggccttga